One part of the Phoenix dactylifera cultivar Barhee BC4 chromosome 4, palm_55x_up_171113_PBpolish2nd_filt_p, whole genome shotgun sequence genome encodes these proteins:
- the LOC103712777 gene encoding nicotinamide adenine dinucleotide transporter 2, mitochondrial-like, producing the protein MSRESHGRSSTRDLIFNAVAGASAGAIAATFVCPLDVIKTRFQVHGLPKMPPPARRSVIISSLEHVIKNEGVKGLYRGLSPTITALLPTWAVYFTVYDQLKGLLQSHVDGNNHFSIGANIIAASGAGAATSIVTNPLWVVKTRLQTQAMRPGVVPYRSLLSAFRRIMHEEGFQGLYSGLLPSLAGVSHVSIQFPAYEKIKYYLARRDNTTVDKLSPGSVAIASSLSKIVASTMTYPHEVVRSRLQEQGQARDTANQYTGVADCIKKVFQKEGIPGFYRGCGTNLLRTTPTAVITFTSYEMIKRFLHQVFPT; encoded by the exons ATGTCGCGAGAATCCCATGGAAGGTCCAGCACCCgagatctcatcttcaatgCTGTCGCCGGCGCCTCTGCAG GGGCGATAGCAGCCACATTTGTATGCCCGTTGGATGTGATCAAGACGAGGTTTCAGGTCCATGGCCTGCCCAAAATGCCCCCTCCTGCTCGGC GTAGTGTCATTATTTCAAGCCTAGAACATGTAATAAAAAATGAAGGCGTCAAAGGATTGTATCGTGGTCTCTCTCCAACAATTACTGCACTACTTCCAACCTGGGCa GTATATTTCACTGTTTATGATCAGCTAAAAGGCCTACTTCAATCACATG TAGATGGAAATAATCATTTCTCAATTGGTGCAAACATTATAGCTGCATCTGGTGCTGGAGCTGCAACATCTATTGTGACCAATCCATTGTGGGTTGTTAAAACCAGACTTCAG ACACAAGCAATGAGGCCTGGAGTGGTACCCTACAGAAGTCTGTTGTCTGCTTTTAGAAGAATTATGCATGAAGAAGGTTTCCAAGGATTATACAG tggccttcttccttctttagcAGGGGTTAGTCATGTTTCAATCCAATTTCCAGCATATGAAAAGATCAAGTATTACTTGGCCAGAAGGG ATAATACCACTGTGGATAAACTCAGTCCAGGAAGTGTTGCTATTGCTTCTTCACTATCTAAAATAGTTGCCTCCACAATGACATATCCTCATGAG GTAGTACGGTCCAGGCTGCAAGAGCAGGGCCAGGCACGGGATACTGCTAACCAATACACAGGTGTGGCGGACTGTATTAAGAAAGTATTTCAAAAGGAAGGCATCCCTGGATTCTATCGTGGCTGTGGCACAAATTTGCTAagaactaccccaactgcaGTCATTACTTTCACGAGTTATGAGATGATTAAAAGATTTTTACATCAAGTGTTTCCAACCTGA
- the LOC103712776 gene encoding uncharacterized protein LOC103712776 — MATLQKFKLLATQCATAARSPSRSPAPAAAAAAASPAFRLRRRKTLRRLLGRSCGRTLLAPAKPAAAGETEDPGEKKGLLSHTLRDLFVSSPPAVGGEVGGEGGRVSGGDGGGRGGVARRFGFGGLAVGRFAGRLRGGGSGGGLRSGSGGLRYRLLRRAWRPVLVTIPE, encoded by the coding sequence ATGGCGACGTTGCAGAAATTTAAGCTTCTCGCGACGCAATGCGCCACGGCGGCGAGGAGCCCATCCCGGAGCCCCGCCCCCGCCgcggcggccgcggccgcgAGCCCGGCATTCCGCCTCCGTCGGCGGAAGACTTTGAGGAGGCTCCTCGGCCGGTCGTGTGGCCGGACGCTGCTCGCCCCGGCGAAGCCAGCCGCCGCTGGTGAGACGGAGGATCCGGGGGAGAAGAAGGGGCTCCTGAGCCACACGCTCAGGGATCTGTTCGTGTCCTCGCCTCCGGCAGTGGGAGGGGAAGTAGGGGGCGAAggcggccgtgtcagtggcggGGATGGGGGCGGTCGTGGTGGCGTCGCGAGGAGGTTCGGGTTCGGGGGGCTGGCGGTCGGGAGGTTCGCCGGCCGGCTCCGtggcggcggcagcggcggcggcctGAGGTCTGGATCCGGGGGGCTTCGGTATCGGTTGCTGCGGCGGGCTTGGCGGCCCGTACTCGTCACCATTCCTGAGTGA